CTCTATCCCAGGGTGTTCAAGCGCCTGGAAGGGCTCAAGCTCGCGCCCTACTACGGTTGCATCATGAACCGCCCGCCCCAGATCATGGAATTCGACGACCACGAACACCCCGTGGCCATGGACCGGCTCCTGGAGGCCGTGGGGGCCACCGCGCTGCCCTTCCCCCTCAAGGTGGAGTGCTGCGGAGCCTCCTACGGCGTGGCCCGCCAGGACATCGTGGAGCGCCTCTCGGGCAGGCTCCTGGACGCCGCCGCCGCCTGCGGGGCCGACGCCTTCGTCACCGCCTGCCCCCTGTGCCAGATGAACCTGGACCTCCGGCAGGACCAGATCAACGCCGCCAACAAGACCGGACACCGCATCCCGGTGTTCTACTACACCCAGCTCCTGGGCCTGGCCCTGGGCCTGGACCCCAAGGCCCTGGGCCTGGACAAGCTGGCCGTGAGCCCGCGCGACGTGCTCGCGGCCGTGGGGGTGCGCGCATGAAAATCGGAGTCTTCGTCTGCCATTGCGGGTCCAACATCGCGGGCACCGTGGACGTGGCGAAAGTGGCCGAGGCCGCCAAGGCCATGCCCGACGTGGCCTTCGCCTCGGACACCATGTACGCCTGCTCGGAACCGGGCCAGGAAGGCATCATCAAGGCCATCCAGGAGAAAGGGCTCGACGGCGCGGTGGTGGCCTCCTGCACGCCGCGCATGCACGGCCCCACCTTCATGCGCACCGTGGCCCGCGCGGGGCTGAACCCCTACATGTTCGAGATGGCCAACATCCGCGAGCACGTCTCCTGGATCGGCAGGAACAAGGAAGCCAACACCCGCAAGGCCATCGACCTGGTGAAGATGGCCGTGGCCAAGCTGGGCCAGAACCGCCCGCTCTACCCCAAGACCTTCGCGGTGAACAAGCGCGTGTTGGTCATCGGCGGCGGCGTGGCCGGCATCCAGGCCGCGCTGGACTGCGCCGAGGGCGGCCTGGACGTGGTGCTCGTGGAGAAGACATCCTCCATCGGCGGCAAGATGGCCAAACTCGACAAGACCTTCCCCACCGTGGACTGCTCCAGCTGCATCCTCGGCCCCAAGATGGTGGACGTGGCCCAGCACCCGCGCATCACCCTGCACGCCAGCTCCGAGGTGGAGGACGTGTTCGGCTACGTGGGCAACTTCCAGGTGGAGGTGCGCAAGAAGGCCCCCTACGTGGACTGGA
The window above is part of the Fundidesulfovibrio magnetotacticus genome. Proteins encoded here:
- a CDS encoding CoB--CoM heterodisulfide reductase iron-sulfur subunit B family protein, whose amino-acid sequence is MTGKIRYAYYPGCSGQGTSVEYDTSTRAVCAALDIELVDIPDWNCCGSSPAHTVDHHLSAALSCRNLAQAAQVEGARGVITPCPSCLSNLKTSARRMADPDFAARVNKLLDKPLRHIPPVKSVLQALFEDVGPDALYPRVFKRLEGLKLAPYYGCIMNRPPQIMEFDDHEHPVAMDRLLEAVGATALPFPLKVECCGASYGVARQDIVERLSGRLLDAAAACGADAFVTACPLCQMNLDLRQDQINAANKTGHRIPVFYYTQLLGLALGLDPKALGLDKLAVSPRDVLAAVGVRA